DNA sequence from the Pedobacter sp. W3I1 genome:
TACGATTTATGTGTTCGAGTTTTCTTAAGCTACTTTAACATTTACCGCGTTTAGGCCTTTTCTACCTTCTTCTACATCGTAGTCTACGGTATCATTCTCGCGAATGTTATCAATTAAGCCTGAAGCATGAACAAAAATTTCGG
Encoded proteins:
- a CDS encoding cold-shock protein, producing the protein MQQGTVKFFNETKGFGFITPSNGDAEIFVHASGLIDNIRENDTVDYDVEEGRKGLNAVNVKVA